A region of Toxorhynchites rutilus septentrionalis strain SRP chromosome 1, ASM2978413v1, whole genome shotgun sequence DNA encodes the following proteins:
- the LOC129763154 gene encoding outer dense fiber protein 3-like, with amino-acid sequence MYQMSRIGPGPAGYALPPTIGFDKHDVRRERKPMYSLRKRPGTHYDTLGPGPAKYDPGKMTRDGAPRTPKYSLGKRFGTFSLDKTPGPGAHNNDAVPSMKGNRPPAFSFGKRNTVSNTDKIPGPDVYMYDLNVYKNRNPSYSLRNRTTLPHAHEGPGPAGYGPTSRNITHKRSPVYSMRKTYGVMVDKTSRPGPNQYQLMNVKPGASAPQYSFGNKHSMWRPPMIIPGDNC; translated from the exons atgtaCCAAATGTCAAGAATTG GCCCCGGACCAGCTGGCTACGCTCTTCCTCCCACGATTGGATTCGACAAACACGATGTACGAAGGGAGCGTAAACCAATGTACTCACTGCGTAAAAGGCCGGGAACACACTATGATACTCTGGGTCCGGGTCCGGCAAAATATGATCCAGGAAAGATGACCAGAGATGGAGCACCCCGTACCCCGAAATACTCACTGGGCAAACGATTCGGGACATTCT CGCTGGACAAAACTCCCGGGCCAGGTGCGCACAATAACGATGCCGTGCCCTCTATGAAAGGAAACCGTCCGCCGGCGTTCTCATTCGGGAAGCGAAACACGGTTTCAAATACCGACAAGATCCCCGGACCTGACGTCTATATGTACGATCTCAACGTCTACAAGAATCGAAACCCGTCGTACAGTTTGAGAAACCGAACCACCCTACCGCATGCTCATGAGGGACCGGGACCAGCTGGTTATGGACCCACGAGTCGAAATATCACCCACAAACGGAGCCCCGTATATTCTATGAGAAAGACTTATGGGGTTATGGTGGATAAAACTTCTAGACCAGGCCCGAACCAATACCAACTGATGAATGTCAAACCGGGAGCGTCAGCACCACAGTATTCGTTCGGAAATAAACATTCTATGTGGAGACCACCGATGATAATTCCCGGGGACAATTGTTAG